In Paenibacillus sp. 1781tsa1, one DNA window encodes the following:
- a CDS encoding ABC transporter substrate-binding protein, with product MRIRKGLTGLIVGALMLGLLAGCVGKNETNGGDNGGGAAAGKVKLTMWGAVPPENGPQEVVDTWNADHPDIQVEYVRFVNDDDGNLKLDTALSTGQNVDLYVNYTLTNLDKRIKGGTALDLGEFTDYNIDEKMGEDAASWKVDGKYYGMPTKKNAAFFALNMKALDQAGLSVPTAWTWDEAREYALKLKNTGFKYGLVQHTASYVDPLDSVLVKNGYVKADGTSNLDDPLVTKWLETLNGMMKEDATTPPLGEQLTSKMPVENMFLGGESAMINIGEWLIRTSNNMTEFPRDWKIAFAPVPRLVAQEADMVKSGGLGDFIAINSKSKNKEAAWEFLKWYADGGMMPMAAGGRLPSSNAVDQQTAIDHLLGDHADSYDKESLEFVLYGDKTPTFVRSIAQEVVDLRAQEYEKFFLGNQTAEVTVQNMVKRHNDWLKQNQ from the coding sequence ATGAGAATCAGAAAAGGATTAACCGGGTTAATCGTTGGTGCGCTGATGCTGGGCTTGCTTGCCGGCTGTGTTGGTAAAAATGAGACGAACGGTGGGGACAACGGTGGTGGAGCAGCAGCGGGAAAAGTGAAGCTTACCATGTGGGGCGCGGTGCCGCCTGAGAATGGTCCACAGGAAGTCGTGGATACCTGGAATGCAGATCATCCTGACATTCAGGTGGAATATGTGCGGTTTGTGAATGACGACGACGGTAACCTGAAGCTGGATACGGCGCTGTCCACCGGACAGAACGTTGACTTATATGTCAATTACACCCTGACGAATCTCGATAAACGCATCAAGGGCGGGACAGCACTGGATCTCGGTGAGTTCACGGACTACAACATTGACGAGAAAATGGGAGAAGATGCGGCTTCGTGGAAAGTAGACGGCAAATATTACGGTATGCCCACCAAGAAAAATGCGGCCTTTTTCGCCTTAAATATGAAAGCGCTTGATCAAGCGGGACTGAGCGTACCAACGGCCTGGACTTGGGATGAGGCCCGTGAATATGCACTCAAGCTGAAGAATACCGGTTTCAAGTACGGCTTGGTGCAGCATACCGCTTCCTATGTGGACCCGCTCGATTCTGTACTGGTCAAGAACGGCTATGTTAAGGCGGACGGAACTTCCAATCTCGACGATCCGCTTGTTACCAAATGGCTGGAGACATTGAATGGAATGATGAAAGAGGATGCAACTACGCCTCCACTCGGTGAGCAGTTAACTTCCAAAATGCCGGTGGAGAACATGTTCCTTGGTGGTGAGTCCGCCATGATTAACATTGGGGAGTGGCTGATTCGCACGTCGAACAACATGACCGAGTTCCCACGGGATTGGAAAATCGCCTTTGCTCCGGTACCGAGACTGGTTGCACAGGAAGCAGATATGGTGAAGAGCGGAGGACTTGGTGACTTTATCGCGATCAATTCCAAGTCGAAAAATAAAGAAGCCGCATGGGAGTTCCTGAAATGGTACGCCGATGGAGGGATGATGCCGATGGCTGCCGGTGGACGTCTGCCTTCCTCGAATGCGGTTGATCAACAGACTGCCATTGATCATCTGCTCGGTGATCATGCCGATTCTTATGACAAAGAGTCACTGGAATTTGTGTTGTACGGTGACAAGACACCTACGTTTGTCCGCAGTATTGCGCAAGAGGTGGTCGATCTGCGTGCACAGGAGTATGAAAAGTTCTTCCTTGGTAACCAGACTGCCGAAGTTACGGTACAGAACATGGTCAAACGCCATAATGACTGGCTGAAGCAGAATCAATAG